From Homalodisca vitripennis isolate AUS2020 chromosome 1, UT_GWSS_2.1, whole genome shotgun sequence, the proteins below share one genomic window:
- the LOC124361046 gene encoding helicase POLQ-like, giving the protein MWCFKLLLSEMSSRLTHCCTLELLPLMELPAVKIGRAKQLYNAGFKTLNILAKTDPKTLVQAVDHMPQRIAHQIIAAAKLMLLAKAESLQEEAEDVLEGLRETSR; this is encoded by the exons ATGTGGTGCTTCAAGCTGTTACTGTCTGAGATGTCCTCCAGATTAACTCACTGCTGTACTCTGGAACTGCTACCTCTCATGGAGCTGCCAGCAGTCAAGATT GGAAGGGCTAAACAATTGTACAATGCAGGATTCAAGACTCTCAATATCTTGGCCAAGACTGACCCGAAGACGCTTGTTCAAGCTGTTGATCACATGCCCCAACGTATAGCTCACCAGATCATTGCAGCTGCCAAG ttGATGCTGTTAGCTAAAGCTGAAAGTTTACAAGAAGAAGCCGAGGATGTGTTGGAAGGCCTCAGAGAAACTTCCAGGTGA